In a single window of the Arcobacter sp. CECT 8986 genome:
- a CDS encoding efflux RND transporter periplasmic adaptor subunit codes for MKKFLIPIFLISITILNAKVIEVEQLFNKKVTTVKKEKVSITKDFYANSAIMDDKITDIVTRYDGYITKLNANRVFMDVKKGEPLFSIYSDTIYNIIKDLQIAKDLDKQLYESTLDKLQVLDINKKEINRLKNLKTDFKDVTVYSPYNALILQKNINDKSFVKKGKLLLQLANIDKLWVIAKIYESDLKDIKVGQNVKIYFDGIQEPIKSKIDFIYPNTNEKDKTIDIRITVDNKDRKIYPNMFAKVKVQIKSKTMLTLPKTAVLNKANKYYVFEPISKSEFEPIQVTVKRISSNKYEILDGLSQGQKVINNSLFLLDSDAVTNALYDNDEDEDW; via the coding sequence ATGAAAAAATTTTTAATACCAATATTTTTAATTAGTATAACTATTTTAAATGCAAAAGTAATAGAAGTAGAACAACTATTTAATAAAAAAGTAACCACTGTAAAAAAAGAGAAAGTATCAATCACAAAAGATTTCTATGCAAATAGTGCTATTATGGATGATAAAATCACGGATATTGTTACAAGATATGATGGGTATATTACAAAACTAAATGCAAATAGAGTATTTATGGATGTAAAAAAAGGAGAACCTCTTTTTTCTATCTATTCAGATACTATTTATAATATTATCAAAGATTTACAAATTGCAAAAGATTTAGATAAACAACTTTATGAAAGTACATTAGATAAACTTCAAGTTTTGGATATCAATAAAAAAGAGATAAATAGATTAAAAAATCTAAAAACTGATTTTAAAGATGTTACAGTTTATTCACCATACAATGCTCTTATTTTACAAAAGAATATAAATGATAAATCATTTGTAAAAAAAGGTAAACTACTTTTACAACTTGCAAATATAGATAAATTATGGGTTATTGCAAAAATATATGAAAGTGATTTAAAAGATATAAAAGTAGGTCAAAATGTAAAAATATATTTTGATGGGATACAAGAACCTATAAAATCAAAAATAGATTTTATATATCCAAACACTAATGAAAAAGATAAAACAATAGATATAAGAATAACAGTAGATAATAAAGATAGAAAAATATACCCAAATATGTTTGCTAAAGTAAAAGTTCAAATCAAGAGTAAAACTATGCTTACTCTTCCTAAAACAGCTGTATTAAATAAAGCAAATAAATATTATGTTTTTGAACCAATTTCAAAAAGTGAATTTGAACCAATTCAAGTAACAGTAAAAAGAATTTCATCAAATAAATATGAAATTTTAGATGGTCTTTCACAAGGACAAAAAGTTATAAATAATTCACTATTTTTACTTGATAGTGATGCTGTGACAAATGCTCTTTATGATAATGACGAAGATGAAGATTGGTAG